In one Pungitius pungitius chromosome 13, fPunPun2.1, whole genome shotgun sequence genomic region, the following are encoded:
- the itsn1 gene encoding intersectin-1 isoform X2, giving the protein MAQFPTTFTDVFLISVDERAKHDQQFLSLSPTPGGYITGDQARNFFLQSGLPPPVLAQIWALADMNSDGRMDIHEFSIAMKLIKLKLQGHPLPPALPPSMKQPQLTLPPQGGFGMPPMPSMPTISAPLSAVPPLPLPPLPVGVSPPLGSSAPPPLPPPIANGAPPTGMMQPTSGFPAASVNKSSSFNRSSAKLQKGTSVDVTSVLPPCDWAVPQSSRLKYRQLFNSHDKMMSGHLTGPQARTILMQSSLPQGQLATIWSLSDIDQDGKLTAEEFILAMHLIDMAMSGLPLPPVLPPDYLPPTFRRVRSDSVQSDQKSVQEEAEEEAESSQDKRLPVTFEDKKRENFERGNLELEKRRQALQELQRKEQERLAALEREEQERKERERLEQERRRQHELEKQLERQRELERQREEERRKEIERREAAKRELERQRQLEWERQRRQELLTQRNREQESIVLLKARKKTLEFELEALNDKKSQLEGKLKDVRFRLSAQRREVEQTNMTRETRIAEITLLQQQLQDSQQWLGRLIPDKQSLNEELQQVQQNSLHRDSLSSLQKAVEQKESSRQQLREQLDAVERETRAKLLEIDAFNTQLKELREIHSRQQRQKQRELEGDTHTLTHTHPHMHTPIERKSAELQDSRLSSEEALSWRDEAASSAPNAPSPPSISAPHAWLNRVAQEEEERKRRGTEEDEEEEDDDEEEGRKAAGLSEEKEDEGRGKKEVQEKLSKLFSQPADPWGSTGEKAPVPGLFDHKSPVPGLFDQKAPVPGLFDHKSPAPGLFDQKAPVPGLFDHKAAVPGLFDQKTPVSSFDQQPVKVVYYRALYPFDARSHDEISIAPGDVIMVDESQTGEPGWLGGELRGRTGWFPANYAERIPDSEAPVSLRATASAPPTAAQQPLTTPPPAPGHAASSSSSATSANSNWADFSTTWPSSAGGQSESEGWDAWPTTSTSQNPSLSVPSAQLRQRSAFTPATMTTGSSPSPVLGQGEKVEGLQAQALYPWRAKKDNHLNFNKNEIITVLEQQDMWWLGELQTGQRGWFPKSYVKLISATMTPPPGAAPRIKNTSEPPVSESPPNGKRPSPSPTKPSESGEEYVAMYTYESSEQGDLSFQQGDVVVVTRKEGDWWTGMVGGKTGVFPSNYVKPRDFASEALGPAGKTGSLGKKPEIAQVIAPYSATGAEQLTLAPGQLILIRKKNPGGWWEGELQARGKKRQIGWFPANYVKLLSPSTSKTTPTEPTPPKLAPPSSGPHAAVCQVIGMYDYVAQNDDELAFQKGQVITVLNKDDCDWWKGELNGREGLFPSNYVKLTTDTDPSTQWCADLHLLDMLSPMERKRQGYIHELIVTEENYVNDLQLVTEIFHKPLLDCELLTEKEVAMIFVNWKELIMCNIKLLKALRVRKKMSGDRMPVKMIGDILTNQLPHMQPYIRFCSCQLNGATLIQQKTDDNPEIKDFLKRLAMDSRCKGMPLSSFLLKPMQRVTRYPLIIKNIIENTPESHPDNSHLKAALEKAEELCSQVNEGVREKENSDRLEWIQAHVQCEGLSEQLVFNSVTNCLGPRKFLHSGKLFKAKSSKELYGFLFNDFLLLTQVTKPLGWSGSDKVFSSKTHLQYRMYKTPIFLNEVLVKLPTDPSGDEPLFHISHIDRVYTLRAESINERTAWVQKIKAASELFIETEKKKREKAYLVRSQRATGIGRLMVNIVEGIELKPCRSHGKSNPYCEVTMGSQCHITKTLQDTLNPKWNSNCQFFIKDLEQDVLCVTVFERDQFSPDDFLGRTEIRLAEIKKDQGSKGPITKRLLLHEVPTGEIVVRLDLQLFEEP; this is encoded by the exons ATGGCACAGTTCCCCACCACGTTCACGG ATGTGTTCCTGATCTCAGTGGACGAGAGAGCCAAACATGATCAGCAGTTTCTCAGCCTCTCTCCGACTCCCGGGGGTTACATCACAG GCGACCAAGCCAGGAACTTCTTCCTTCAATCAGGTCTTCCCCCGCCCGTCCTGGCCCAGATCTG GGCTCTGGCCGACATGAACAGCGACGGCCGGATGGACATCCACGAGTTCTCCATCGCCATGAAGCTCATCAAGCTGAAACTCCAGGGTCACCCTCTGCCCCCCGCGCTTCCCCCCAGTATGAAACAACCCCAGCTGACTTTACCCCCGCAGGGCGGCTTCG GCATGCCCCCCATGCCCTCCATGCCCACCATCTCAGCCCCCCTGTCGGCcgtgccccccctgcccctcccgcCCCTCCCCGTCGGAGTGTCCCCTCCGCTCGGCTCGTCCGcccctcctccgctgcctccgCCCATCGCCAACGGAGCCCCTCCCACAGGCATGATGCAGCCCACCTCGGGCTTCCCAG CCGCCTCGGTCAACAAGTCCTCGTCCTTCAATCGCTCCAGTGCCAAGTTGCAGAAGGGGACGTCCGTGGACGTTACGAG CGTTCTGCCGCCCTGTGATTGGGCGGTTCCTCAGTCCTCAAGGCTCAAGTACAGACAGCTTTTTAACTCCCACGACAAGATGATGAGTGGCCACCTcacgg gtcCCCAGGCTCGTACCATCCTGATGCAGTCCAGTCTCCCTCAGGGCCAGCTGGCCACCATATG GAGCCTCTCTGATATCGACCAGGATGGGAAGCTAACAGCGGAGGAGTTTATCTTAGCCATGCACCTCATAGATATGGCCATGTCCGGTCTCCCGCTGCCCCCTGTCCTACCACCAGATTACCTCCCCCCCACATTCAG GCGCGTGCGGAGCGACAGTGTTCAGTCGGACCAGAAGAGCGtccaggaggaggcggaggaggaggcggagagcAGCCAGGACAAGAGACTACCAG TGACGTTTGAGGACAAGAAAAGGGAGAACTTTGAGCGAGGGAACCTGGAGTTGGAGAAGAGGCGTCAGGCTCttcaggagctgcagaggaaggagcaggagaggctggcagcgctggagagagaggagcaggagagaaag gaGCGTGAGCGtctggagcaggagaggaggcgaCAGCACGAGTTGGAGAAGCAgctggagagacaaagagagctgGAGAGGCAGcgcgaggaggagagacgcaAAGAGATAGAGAGGAGAGAG GCTGCCAAGCGTGAATTGGAGCGTCAGCGTCAGTTGGAGTGGGAGCGTCAGCGGCGCCAGGAGCTTCTGACTCAAAGAAACCGAGAGCAGGAGAGCATTGTGTTGCTCAAAGCCCGGAAGAAGACCCTGGAGTTCGAGCTGGAGGCTCTG AATGACAAGAAGAGCCAGCTGGAGGGCAAACTGAAGGACGTTCGGTTTCGTCTGTCGGCTCAGCGGAGAGAGGTGGAGCAGACCAACATGACCAGGGAAACGCGCATCGCTGAGATCACGCTGCTgcaacagcagctgcag GACTCCCAGCAGTGGTTGGGGAGGCTGATTCCTGATAAACAGAGTCTCAACGAGGAGCTGCAACAGGTTCAACAGAACAGTCTGCATC GCGACAGCCTGTCGTCCCTGCAGAAGgccgtggagcagaaggagagcagcagacagcagctcCGAGAGCAGCTGGACGCggtggagagagagacgagggcCAAGCTGCTGGAGATCGACGCCTTCAACACCCAGCTGAAG gagctgagggAGATCCACAGCcggcagcagaggcagaagcagagggagctggagggagacacgcacacactgacacacacacaccctcacatgcACACCCCCATCGAGAGGAAGTCCGCCGAGCTGCAGGACAGCAG GTTGTCATCAGAGGAGGCCTTGTCCTGGAGGGACGAAGCTGCAAGCTCCGCCCCCAACGCCCCGagccccccctccatctctgcgccccacgcctgGCTGAACAGAGTGGctcaggaagaggaggagaggaagaggagagggacggaagaggacgaggaggaggaggacgacgacgaggaggagggccgGAAGGCTGCGGGATTgtcagaagagaaggaggacgaAGGGAGAGGCAAGAAGGAGGTGCAGGAGAAACTGAGCAAGCTGTTCAGCCAGCCGGCCGACCCCTGGGGCTCAACAG GGGAGAAAGCTCCGGTACCCGGTCTGTTTGACCACAAGTCTCCTGTACCGGGCCTGTTTGACCAGAAAGCACCCGTACCGGGCCTGTTTGACCACAAGTCTCCGGCACCGGGTCTGTTTGACCAGAAAGCTCCTGTACCCGGTCTGTTTGATCACAAGGCCGCGGTACCGGGTCTGTTTGACCAGAAGACCCCGGTCAGTAGCTTCGACCAGCAGCCAGTGAAGGTGGTCTACTACAGGGCTCTGTATCCGTTTGATGCCCGCAGCCATGACGAGATCAGCATCGCCCCCGGAGACGTTATCATG gtGGATGAATCCCAGACGGGGGAGCCGGGATGGCTGGGGGGAGAGCTCAGGGGCCGGACCGGTTGGTTTCCGGCCAACTACGCGGAGCGGATACCGGACAGCGAAGCACCGGTCAGCCTGCGCGCGACGGCCTCAGCGCCGCCCACCGCCGCCCAGCAGCCCCTGACCACGCCTCCCCCGGCACCCGGacacgccgcctcctcctcctcttccgcgACCTCCGCCAACAGCAACTGGGCCGACTTCAGCACCAC TTGGCCGTCCAGCGCCGGCGGCCAATCGGAGAGCGAGGGGTGGGACGCGTGGCCGACCACCTCGACCAGTCAGAACCCCTCGCTCAGCGTTCCGTCGGCGCAGCTGAGGCAACGCTCCGCCTTCACGCCGGCTACCATGACGACgggctcctccccttccccggtGCTGGGCCAG GGGGAGAAGGTCGAGGGTCTGCAGGCTCAGGCTTTGTATCCCTGGAGAGCAAAAAAGGACAACCACCTGAACTTCAACAAAAATGAG ATCATCACGGTGTTGGAGCAGCAGGACATGTGGTGGTTAGGTGAACTGCAGACCGGACAGAGAGGCTGGTTCCCCAAAAGTTACGTGAAGCTCATCTCCGCGACCATGACGCCGCCCCCTGGTGCCGCGCCACGCATCAAAAACACTAG TGAGCCTCCGGTATCAGAAAGCCCCCCCAACGGAAAACGCCCGTCCCCTTCCCCGACCAAACCCTCCGAGTCTGGAGAAG AGTACGTGGCCATGTACACCTACGAGAGCAGCGAGCAGGGGGACCTGAGCTTCCAGCAAGGGGACGTCGTCGTGGTGACCAGGAAAGAAGGGGATTGGTGGACGGGCATGGTCGGGGGCAAGACCGGCGTCTTCCCCTCCAATTATGTCAAACCGCGGGACTTTGCTTCAGAg GCTTTGGGACCAGCGGGGAAGACGGGAAGCCTGGGAAAGAAACCGG AGATCGCGCAGGTGATCGCCCCCTACAGTGCTACAGGAGCAGAGCAGCTGACGCTGGCTCCAGGACAGCTCATCCTCATCAGGAAAAAGAACCCGGGGGGCTGGTGGGAGGGCGAGCTCCAG GCTCGGGGGAAGAAGCGGCAGATCGGATGGTTTCCGGCCAACTACGTGAAGCTGCTCAGTCCCAGCACCAGCAAGACGACGCCCACTGAGCCCACCCCTCCAAAACTGGCTCCGCCCAGCTCGGGTCCTCACGCAG ctGTGTGTCAGGTGATCGGCATGTACGACTACGTGGCCCAGAACGACGACGAGCTGGCCTTCCAGAAGGGTCAGGTGATCACGGTGCTCAACAAGGACGACTGTGATTGGTGGAAGGGCGAGCTCaacgggagggaggggctgtTCCCTAGCAACTACGTCAAACTCACCACAGACACCGACCCGAGCACGCagt GGTGCGCTGACCTCCACCTGCTGGACATGCTGAGCCccatggagaggaagaggcagggCTACATCCACGAGCTCATCGTCACCGAGGAGAACTACGTCAACGACCTGCAGCTCGTCACGGAG ATCTTCCACAAACCTCTGCTGGACTGCGAGCTGCTGACGGAGAAGGAGGTGGCCATGATCTTCGTCAACTGGAAGGAGCTCATCATGTGCAACATCAAACTGCTCAA ggctCTGAGAGTGAGGAAGAAGATGTCGGGCGACCGGATGCCCGTGAAGATGATCGGTGACATCCTGACCAACCAGCTGCCTCACATGCAGCCGTACATCAG gttctGTTCGTGTCAGCTGAACGGAGCCACGTTGATTCAGCAGAAAACTGACGACAACCCCGAGATCAAAGACTTCCTGAAG AGGTTGGCGATGGATTCCAGGTGTAAAGGGATGCCTCTCTCCAGCTTCCTGCTCAAACCCATGCAGAGGGTCACGCGCTACCCGCTCATCATCAAGAAC ATCATAGAAAACACTCCAGAGTCTCATCCAGACAACAGCCACCTGAAAGCTGCTCTGGAGAAGGCCGAGGAGCTGTGCTcacag GTGAACGAGGGCGTCCGGGAGAAGGAGAACTCCGATCGCCTGGAGTGGATTCAGGCTCACGTCCAGTGTGAAGGCCTGTCTGAG CAACTGGTGTTCAACTCGGTCACCAACTGCCTCGGCCCCCGCAAGTTCCTCCACAGCGGGAAGCTGTTCAAAGCCAAGAGCAGCAAGGAGCTCTACGGCTTCCTGTTCAACGACTTCCTGCTGCTCACTcag GTCACCAAACCTTTGGGCTGGTCGGGCTCCGACAAAGTCTTCTCCTCCAAAACACACCTGCAGTACCGCATGTACAAGacg CCCATCTTCCTGAACGAGGTTCTGGTGAAGCTGCCCACGGACCCGTCGGGGGACGAGCCGCTCTTCCACATCTCCCACATCGACCGGGTGTACACGCTGCGAGCGGAGAGCATCAACGAGAG GACGGCGTGGGTCCAGAAAATCAAAGCGGCTTCGGAGCTCTTCATCgagacggagaagaagaagagggagaaggccTACCTAG TCCGTTCTCAGAGAGCCACGGGCATCGGGAGGCTGATGGTCAACATCGTGGAGGGAATCGAGCTCAAACCCTGCCGCTCCCACG gaaaGAGTAACCCGTACTGTGAGGTCACCATGGGCTCTCAGTGCCACATCACAAAAACCTTACAG gACACACTGAATCCAAAGTGGAACTCCAACTGTCAGTTTTTCATAAAGGACCTCGAGCAGGACGTCCTCTGCGTCACCGTGTTTGAGCGGGACCAGTTCTCACCTGACG ACTTCCTGGGCAGGACAGAGATCCGGTTGGCCGAGATCAAAAAGGACCAAGGCTCCAAAGGACCAATCACCAAGCGGCTGCTGCTCCACGAGGTTCCCACGGGGGAGATCGTGGTCAGGCTGGACCTCCAGCTGTTTGAGGAGCCGTAG
- the itsn1 gene encoding intersectin-1 isoform X3 yields MAQFPTTFTDVFLISVDERAKHDQQFLSLSPTPGGYITGDQARNFFLQSGLPPPVLAQIWALADMNSDGRMDIHEFSIAMKLIKLKLQGHPLPPALPPSMKQPQLTLPPQGGFGMPPMPSMPTISAPLSAVPPLPLPPLPVGVSPPLGSSAPPPLPPPIANGAPPTGMMQPTSGFPAASVNKSSSFNRSSAKLQKGTSVDVTSVLPPCDWAVPQSSRLKYRQLFNSHDKMMSGHLTGPQARTILMQSSLPQGQLATIWSLSDIDQDGKLTAEEFILAMHLIDMAMSGLPLPPVLPPDYLPPTFRRVRSDSVQSDQKSVQEEAEEEAESSQDKRLPVTFEDKKRENFERGNLELEKRRQALQELQRKEQERLAALEREEQERKERERLEQERRRQHELEKQLERQRELERQREEERRKEIERREAAKRELERQRQLEWERQRRQELLTQRNREQESIVLLKARKKTLEFELEALNDKKSQLEGKLKDVRFRLSAQRREVEQTNMTRETRIAEITLLQQQLQDSQQWLGRLIPDKQSLNEELQQVQQNSLHRDSLSSLQKAVEQKESSRQQLREQLDAVERETRAKLLEIDAFNTQLKELREIHSRQQRQKQRELEGDTHTLTHTHPHMHTPIERKSAELQDSRLSSEEALSWRDEAASSAPNAPSPPSISAPHAWLNRVAQEEEERKRRGTEEDEEEEDDDEEEGRKAAGLSEEKEDEGRGKKEVQEKLSKLFSQPADPWGSTGEKAPVPGLFDHKSPVPGLFDQKAPVPGLFDHKSPAPGLFDQKAPVPGLFDHKAAVPGLFDQKTPVSSFDQQPVKVVYYRALYPFDARSHDEISIAPGDVIMVKGEWVDESQTGEPGWLGGELRGRTGWFPANYAERIPDSEAPVSLRATASAPPTAAQQPLTTPPPAPGHAASSSSSATSANSNWADFSTTWPSSAGGQSESEGWDAWPTTSTSQNPSLSVPSAQLRQRSAFTPATMTTGSSPSPVLGQGEKVEGLQAQALYPWRAKKDNHLNFNKNEIITVLEQQDMWWLGELQTGQRGWFPKSYVKLISATMTPPPGAAPRIKNTSEPPVSESPPNGKRPSPSPTKPSESGEEYVAMYTYESSEQGDLSFQQGDVVVVTRKEGDWWTGMVGGKTGVFPSNYVKPRDFASEALGPAGKTGSLGKKPEIAQVIAPYSATGAEQLTLAPGQLILIRKKNPGGWWEGELQARGKKRQIGWFPANYVKLLSPSTSKTTPTEPTPPKLAPPSSGPHAAVCQVIGMYDYVAQNDDELAFQKGQVITVLNKDDCDWWKGELNGREGLFPSNYVKLTTDTDPSTQ; encoded by the exons ATGGCACAGTTCCCCACCACGTTCACGG ATGTGTTCCTGATCTCAGTGGACGAGAGAGCCAAACATGATCAGCAGTTTCTCAGCCTCTCTCCGACTCCCGGGGGTTACATCACAG GCGACCAAGCCAGGAACTTCTTCCTTCAATCAGGTCTTCCCCCGCCCGTCCTGGCCCAGATCTG GGCTCTGGCCGACATGAACAGCGACGGCCGGATGGACATCCACGAGTTCTCCATCGCCATGAAGCTCATCAAGCTGAAACTCCAGGGTCACCCTCTGCCCCCCGCGCTTCCCCCCAGTATGAAACAACCCCAGCTGACTTTACCCCCGCAGGGCGGCTTCG GCATGCCCCCCATGCCCTCCATGCCCACCATCTCAGCCCCCCTGTCGGCcgtgccccccctgcccctcccgcCCCTCCCCGTCGGAGTGTCCCCTCCGCTCGGCTCGTCCGcccctcctccgctgcctccgCCCATCGCCAACGGAGCCCCTCCCACAGGCATGATGCAGCCCACCTCGGGCTTCCCAG CCGCCTCGGTCAACAAGTCCTCGTCCTTCAATCGCTCCAGTGCCAAGTTGCAGAAGGGGACGTCCGTGGACGTTACGAG CGTTCTGCCGCCCTGTGATTGGGCGGTTCCTCAGTCCTCAAGGCTCAAGTACAGACAGCTTTTTAACTCCCACGACAAGATGATGAGTGGCCACCTcacgg gtcCCCAGGCTCGTACCATCCTGATGCAGTCCAGTCTCCCTCAGGGCCAGCTGGCCACCATATG GAGCCTCTCTGATATCGACCAGGATGGGAAGCTAACAGCGGAGGAGTTTATCTTAGCCATGCACCTCATAGATATGGCCATGTCCGGTCTCCCGCTGCCCCCTGTCCTACCACCAGATTACCTCCCCCCCACATTCAG GCGCGTGCGGAGCGACAGTGTTCAGTCGGACCAGAAGAGCGtccaggaggaggcggaggaggaggcggagagcAGCCAGGACAAGAGACTACCAG TGACGTTTGAGGACAAGAAAAGGGAGAACTTTGAGCGAGGGAACCTGGAGTTGGAGAAGAGGCGTCAGGCTCttcaggagctgcagaggaaggagcaggagaggctggcagcgctggagagagaggagcaggagagaaag gaGCGTGAGCGtctggagcaggagaggaggcgaCAGCACGAGTTGGAGAAGCAgctggagagacaaagagagctgGAGAGGCAGcgcgaggaggagagacgcaAAGAGATAGAGAGGAGAGAG GCTGCCAAGCGTGAATTGGAGCGTCAGCGTCAGTTGGAGTGGGAGCGTCAGCGGCGCCAGGAGCTTCTGACTCAAAGAAACCGAGAGCAGGAGAGCATTGTGTTGCTCAAAGCCCGGAAGAAGACCCTGGAGTTCGAGCTGGAGGCTCTG AATGACAAGAAGAGCCAGCTGGAGGGCAAACTGAAGGACGTTCGGTTTCGTCTGTCGGCTCAGCGGAGAGAGGTGGAGCAGACCAACATGACCAGGGAAACGCGCATCGCTGAGATCACGCTGCTgcaacagcagctgcag GACTCCCAGCAGTGGTTGGGGAGGCTGATTCCTGATAAACAGAGTCTCAACGAGGAGCTGCAACAGGTTCAACAGAACAGTCTGCATC GCGACAGCCTGTCGTCCCTGCAGAAGgccgtggagcagaaggagagcagcagacagcagctcCGAGAGCAGCTGGACGCggtggagagagagacgagggcCAAGCTGCTGGAGATCGACGCCTTCAACACCCAGCTGAAG gagctgagggAGATCCACAGCcggcagcagaggcagaagcagagggagctggagggagacacgcacacactgacacacacacaccctcacatgcACACCCCCATCGAGAGGAAGTCCGCCGAGCTGCAGGACAGCAG GTTGTCATCAGAGGAGGCCTTGTCCTGGAGGGACGAAGCTGCAAGCTCCGCCCCCAACGCCCCGagccccccctccatctctgcgccccacgcctgGCTGAACAGAGTGGctcaggaagaggaggagaggaagaggagagggacggaagaggacgaggaggaggaggacgacgacgaggaggagggccgGAAGGCTGCGGGATTgtcagaagagaaggaggacgaAGGGAGAGGCAAGAAGGAGGTGCAGGAGAAACTGAGCAAGCTGTTCAGCCAGCCGGCCGACCCCTGGGGCTCAACAG GGGAGAAAGCTCCGGTACCCGGTCTGTTTGACCACAAGTCTCCTGTACCGGGCCTGTTTGACCAGAAAGCACCCGTACCGGGCCTGTTTGACCACAAGTCTCCGGCACCGGGTCTGTTTGACCAGAAAGCTCCTGTACCCGGTCTGTTTGATCACAAGGCCGCGGTACCGGGTCTGTTTGACCAGAAGACCCCGGTCAGTAGCTTCGACCAGCAGCCAGTGAAGGTGGTCTACTACAGGGCTCTGTATCCGTTTGATGCCCGCAGCCATGACGAGATCAGCATCGCCCCCGGAGACGTTATCATG GTGAAGGGGGAATGG gtGGATGAATCCCAGACGGGGGAGCCGGGATGGCTGGGGGGAGAGCTCAGGGGCCGGACCGGTTGGTTTCCGGCCAACTACGCGGAGCGGATACCGGACAGCGAAGCACCGGTCAGCCTGCGCGCGACGGCCTCAGCGCCGCCCACCGCCGCCCAGCAGCCCCTGACCACGCCTCCCCCGGCACCCGGacacgccgcctcctcctcctcttccgcgACCTCCGCCAACAGCAACTGGGCCGACTTCAGCACCAC TTGGCCGTCCAGCGCCGGCGGCCAATCGGAGAGCGAGGGGTGGGACGCGTGGCCGACCACCTCGACCAGTCAGAACCCCTCGCTCAGCGTTCCGTCGGCGCAGCTGAGGCAACGCTCCGCCTTCACGCCGGCTACCATGACGACgggctcctccccttccccggtGCTGGGCCAG GGGGAGAAGGTCGAGGGTCTGCAGGCTCAGGCTTTGTATCCCTGGAGAGCAAAAAAGGACAACCACCTGAACTTCAACAAAAATGAG ATCATCACGGTGTTGGAGCAGCAGGACATGTGGTGGTTAGGTGAACTGCAGACCGGACAGAGAGGCTGGTTCCCCAAAAGTTACGTGAAGCTCATCTCCGCGACCATGACGCCGCCCCCTGGTGCCGCGCCACGCATCAAAAACACTAG TGAGCCTCCGGTATCAGAAAGCCCCCCCAACGGAAAACGCCCGTCCCCTTCCCCGACCAAACCCTCCGAGTCTGGAGAAG AGTACGTGGCCATGTACACCTACGAGAGCAGCGAGCAGGGGGACCTGAGCTTCCAGCAAGGGGACGTCGTCGTGGTGACCAGGAAAGAAGGGGATTGGTGGACGGGCATGGTCGGGGGCAAGACCGGCGTCTTCCCCTCCAATTATGTCAAACCGCGGGACTTTGCTTCAGAg GCTTTGGGACCAGCGGGGAAGACGGGAAGCCTGGGAAAGAAACCGG AGATCGCGCAGGTGATCGCCCCCTACAGTGCTACAGGAGCAGAGCAGCTGACGCTGGCTCCAGGACAGCTCATCCTCATCAGGAAAAAGAACCCGGGGGGCTGGTGGGAGGGCGAGCTCCAG GCTCGGGGGAAGAAGCGGCAGATCGGATGGTTTCCGGCCAACTACGTGAAGCTGCTCAGTCCCAGCACCAGCAAGACGACGCCCACTGAGCCCACCCCTCCAAAACTGGCTCCGCCCAGCTCGGGTCCTCACGCAG ctGTGTGTCAGGTGATCGGCATGTACGACTACGTGGCCCAGAACGACGACGAGCTGGCCTTCCAGAAGGGTCAGGTGATCACGGTGCTCAACAAGGACGACTGTGATTGGTGGAAGGGCGAGCTCaacgggagggaggggctgtTCCCTAGCAACTACGTCAAACTCACCACAGACACCGACCCGAGCACGCagt GA